Below is a genomic region from Persicimonas caeni.
GTGCGGCCCAAGCAAAAGGCGCTGCGCATTCATATCTACATCGACGAGGGAGAGCGCACGCGGGCAAAGCGGGTGACCTTTCGAGGCAACCGCACGCTGACCGACGGCTTGCTCGAAAGGGAGATCGAGATCGGCGCCGGCCAACCCTTTGTGCCGCTCGAGCTCAAGGCCGACCGCTCCCGGCTGGTCCAGCTCTACTCCTCGTACGGTTATCCCCTGGCGGACGTGAAGACGAGTTGCCGGGCGATGACGGGCGAAGAGCTGCAGTGTCAGGCGCCGCGCATGCCTTCTGGCTGCGTGGCGAGTACGCTGGAAGACCTGGAGGAGCTGTGTAAGTGGACCGACGGGCCGCAGAGCACCCGCGTGTGCCGACGCATCCGCCGCGACTCCGGCTGCAAGCTCGGCGGCGGCGTGCAGTCCGAGGAGGTGCGCATCGAGCACGAGATCGTCGAGGGGCCGTTTGTGCGTGTCGGCGAGATCTTGCTCAAGGGCAACTTCGACACGAGCACCTCGCTGATTTACCAGGAGCTGCCGCTCGAGACCGGCGACGCATTCGACGTGCGCAAGTTGCTCGAAGGGCAGGGCAATATGCGCTCGCTGGGCGTCTTCGACTCGGTCTCCATCGAGGCGATCGGCCTCGACGAGCAGTCGCGCAGCGCCGACGAGGCCACCGCAGCCCTTCTCATCAGCGTCGAGGAGAGTCGAAACCGCTACCTCGACTTCAAGTTCGGCTTCGAAGGACGCGACCTGCTCGGCGACACGCGGCGTCTGCTGGTCACCGGCGAGACGCAGTACAACGACGACAACTTCTTCGGGCGCGCCCAGCGCTTTCGGCCGCGCCTCATCGGCGCCTTCGACGCCAACCAGGTGTTCGAGGCGGGCACCGAGACCGCCGGCATCAGCCAGTCGCAGCCGACGGGGCAGCTCGACTATCTGTTGGGCGCCGAGCTCGTCTACAACCACCCGCGCTTTCTCAAAGGGCTGACCGACATCGACAAGCTGTCGTTGACGGTCGCGCCGTTCTACATGCTCGACCTGCTCGGCGTGAGTACCGACAACGTGCTGCGCGAGGAGTGGGGGCTTCGCCTCGAGGTGCGGAAGCATCTCACCGAGGTGCTCGACCGGCTCTTTTTGTCGTTCGGTATCGAGGGCAAGCAGGCGGCGCTTTGGACGCCGGCCGACCCGACCATCGACGGTGAGCGTATCTTCTCGCCGCGGCGCGTCACCGGAAAGCTGGTGCCCGAGCTGACCCTCGACCGGCGCGACAGCCCGCTCAACCCCAACGAGGGTTACTATATCCAGCTGCAGCCGGGCATCGTCAGCGGCGCCACGCTCGTGCAGGGCGGCGAGGGGGCGATCTCGGACTCGTACCTTCGCTTCGTGCTCACCACGAACTTCTACCTGGAGTTGCTCGACGACGTCGTCTTGGGCCAGGGCGTGCGCTACGGGCATATCCTGCCGTTCTTCGGCCGCGACCGCCTCGTCACCGAAGACGAGCGTTTTCGTCTGGGCGGGGCGGGCAGCGTGCGCGGCTTCGGCAACAACACCCTGGGCCCCCTGGCCAACGAGCAGCCCACCGGCGGCGAGTTCTTGCTCAACTACAACGCCGAGCTTCGCTACCCGCTGATTCGAGGGATTAATCTGTACGGCGCTGTGTTCTTCGACGCCGGATTGCTTGCCGACTGCTTCAGCGATGCCGAGAATAATGACGTACGAGTCAGTTGTTACGAGGATGCGTTCGCCGACGGCAACCCGTTCGAGAAGGTGCGCACTGCGGCGGGGCTGGGCATCCGCTACCTGATCGTCGACCAGATTCCGGTGGTCTTCGACTACGGCATGGTGCTAGACCGCAAGCCTGGCGAGAGCTTTGGGGAGTTGCATTTCAATCTTGGATACACGTTCTGACATGAAGATCGACTGGCGAAAATTTGCGTTTGTGTTCGTCTTTGTTGCCGGATTGCTGTTCTCGACCCAAGCAAGTGCCTCGCAGCCACCTTGGGTGACCGGGGAGAGCCGGCCCGAAGATCTGTCGATCAAGCTGGTGACGTTTAGTCCGGGCGACGAGATCGTCGCCTGGTTCGGCCACACCGCGCTGGTCGTCGAGGACGAGCGCCTCGACCGGGCGCGGCTGTATAACTACGGCATGTTCTCGTTCGGCGACGATATGCTCGTCAAATTCGCGATGGGGCGGCTGTGGTTCTGGGTGGGCCAGGCGCCGGTGTATCGCACCTACGAGTTCTACAAGCATATGGACCGCGACGTGCGCATCCTCGAACTCAATCTAGAGCCGGAGGACCGCCTGGAGATGGCCAAGGCGCTGGCCCACGACGTGCTGCCGGAGAACCGCGACTACCTGTACCACCACTACTTCAACAACTGCTCGACCAAGATCCGCGACGCCATCGACAAGGCCGTCGACGGCCAACTCAAAGAGGCGACCTCACACCCGAGCGACCAGACCTTCCGCGGCCACACCCGGCGCCACTCGGCGCATAACCCGCCGATGGAGATGTTGTTGATGTTCTTAATGAACGACGACATCGACCAGCCCATCGAGCGCTGGGACGACATGTTCCTGCCCGAAGAGCTCGAGGAGGCCGTCGAGAACCTCGAGTACAAGAACTCGAAGGGCGAGGTCGTCCCGCTCGTCGTAGAAAAGGAGATCTACTACGAGTCGGACCGCGAGCGCGTGCCGCAAAAAGCGCCTACGCGCTGGCCCTGGGCGCTGGCCGTCGGCCTGTTGCTCGGCGGCACGGCCGTGCTGTTGGGGAAGTGGTATTTCGACAACCGAAGCAAGGTCGCGCGCATCGGCTTTGGCCTCTACAACGCGCTGATCGGACTCGTCGTCGGGATTCCCGGCCTGGCGCTCTTCATCATGTGGGCTATCACCGACCACAAGGTGACCTACGCCAATGAG
It encodes:
- a CDS encoding Lnb N-terminal periplasmic domain-containing protein, giving the protein MKIDWRKFAFVFVFVAGLLFSTQASASQPPWVTGESRPEDLSIKLVTFSPGDEIVAWFGHTALVVEDERLDRARLYNYGMFSFGDDMLVKFAMGRLWFWVGQAPVYRTYEFYKHMDRDVRILELNLEPEDRLEMAKALAHDVLPENRDYLYHHYFNNCSTKIRDAIDKAVDGQLKEATSHPSDQTFRGHTRRHSAHNPPMEMLLMFLMNDDIDQPIERWDDMFLPEELEEAVENLEYKNSKGEVVPLVVEKEIYYESDRERVPQKAPTRWPWALAVGLLLGGTAVLLGKWYFDNRSKVARIGFGLYNALIGLVVGIPGLALFIMWAITDHKVTYANENLFLGNPLTLLAAPLGVALAFGSTRVENVLRFLWAGLAALGLAMLPLKLLPMFDQNNLLPALMLLPILLGFGAVWWVWGGSSEE
- a CDS encoding outer membrane protein assembly factor, whose translation is MRLCVQTWKLCLLGVWLCLGFSISSAHAQESPEQQVESLEGKTVYDIELSCDLSLCDNPVSVEKLRDIAGLYVGMKFSRDKLRRAEERLAKTGFFDKIESTTEPVGEGIELTIQAYGAVLVRKVDFVGVDGPPFESDLRKLLIFRQGQVYREDRSKATTQLRTLRNEFEKEGFFGTEISMFVRPVEGEEHLVDITFRITRGKELRICDIGIRGLRSMPYEEAREKLLASHSLLTRRFEVFAPTFTTREFKEGQEALIDHYRSLGFFQARIVGRTVKKNTDKGCVTVLVDVSEGPQWKLNFTGDLEFSTDELREELPFYESGYVDAEEIRRAERAIRQLYETRGYPFAKVDGTEVRRDRLDRVLKFDIDAGPRLEIRSIVLHGNAKVSREELIANFGTRRFGLFAEGGYLQTEQLLGDLLKLEEAYRAKGYMQAIVERFELEVRPKQKALRIHIYIDEGERTRAKRVTFRGNRTLTDGLLEREIEIGAGQPFVPLELKADRSRLVQLYSSYGYPLADVKTSCRAMTGEELQCQAPRMPSGCVASTLEDLEELCKWTDGPQSTRVCRRIRRDSGCKLGGGVQSEEVRIEHEIVEGPFVRVGEILLKGNFDTSTSLIYQELPLETGDAFDVRKLLEGQGNMRSLGVFDSVSIEAIGLDEQSRSADEATAALLISVEESRNRYLDFKFGFEGRDLLGDTRRLLVTGETQYNDDNFFGRAQRFRPRLIGAFDANQVFEAGTETAGISQSQPTGQLDYLLGAELVYNHPRFLKGLTDIDKLSLTVAPFYMLDLLGVSTDNVLREEWGLRLEVRKHLTEVLDRLFLSFGIEGKQAALWTPADPTIDGERIFSPRRVTGKLVPELTLDRRDSPLNPNEGYYIQLQPGIVSGATLVQGGEGAISDSYLRFVLTTNFYLELLDDVVLGQGVRYGHILPFFGRDRLVTEDERFRLGGAGSVRGFGNNTLGPLANEQPTGGEFLLNYNAELRYPLIRGINLYGAVFFDAGLLADCFSDAENNDVRVSCYEDAFADGNPFEKVRTAAGLGIRYLIVDQIPVVFDYGMVLDRKPGESFGELHFNLGYTF